A stretch of Gallus gallus isolate bGalGal1 chromosome 2, bGalGal1.mat.broiler.GRCg7b, whole genome shotgun sequence DNA encodes these proteins:
- the SLC30A8 gene encoding zinc transporter 8 isoform X2, producing MAAKKGPERACLVSERDTKKYSLALDRVSWHQKNFNEERQQQEGENAEANQAYHCHGYSQAYEDRKMEQHQARRKLYTASVICIIFMVAEITGGQIAGSLAVVTDAAHILVDLTSFLISLFSLWLTSKPPTKHLTFGWHRAEILGALMSMIIIWMVTGVLTYLASMRLLHTDYDIDAAVMLITSACAVFANILLSLILHQSGHGHSHGAQARETTLAPLEKPVLSNASLRAAFVHAIGDLFQSVSVLISALIIFFKPEYKIADPICTFVFSIFVLATTITILRDILIVLMEGTEKGLSYDAVKARILAVEKVESVHNLHLWSLTMNQTILSAHVATDTVDSQKMLKDITQALFEHYSFHSITIQIESGGDQEQNCVFCQEPRD from the exons ATGGCTGCCAAAAAGGGTCCTGAGCGAGCGTGCCTTGTGAGTGAGAGGGACACCAAGAAGTACTCCTTAGCCCTAGACAG GGTGAGCTGGCATCAGAAGAATTTCAAtgaagaaaggcagcagcaggaaggagaaaatgctgaagCTAATCAAGCATATCACTGTCATGGCTACTCACAGGCCTATGAGGACAGGAAAATGGAGCAGCACCAAGCACGGAGGAAGCTCTACACAGCATCAGTAATTTGCATCATCTTCATGGTTGCTGAGATTACAG GTGGGCAGATCGCTGGCAGCCTGGCGGTGGTCACCGATGCAGCGCACATCCTGGTGGACCTCACAAGCTTCCTCATCAGTCTCTTCTCGCTGTGGCTGACCTCCAAGCCTCCTACCAAGCACTTAACTTTTGGGTGGCACCGAGCAG aAATTCTGGGAGCTTTGATGTCTATGATAATCATTTGGATGGTGACTGGTGTGCTGACGTATTTGGCTAGCATGAGGCTGCTACACACTGATTATGATATTGATGCTGCAGTGATGCTCATCACCTCTGCTTGTGCTGTGTTCGCCAATATCCT ACTAAGCCTGATTCTGCACCAGTCTGGACATGGGCATAGCCATGGGGCACAAGCCAGGGAAACCACGCTGGCCCCTCTGGAAAAGCCAGTTCTGAGCAATGCCAGCCTGCGGGCAGCCTTTGTGCATGCCATTGGGGATTTATTCCAGAGTGTTAGTGTGCTAATTAGTGCACTTATCATCTTCTTTAAG CCAGAATACAAAATAGCTGATCCAATCTGCACGTTTGTGTTTTCCATCTTTGTTTTGGCAACCACCATCACCATTTTAAGGGATATTTTGATTGTGTTAATGGAAG GAACAGAGAAAGGACTTTCTTATGATGCAGTGAAAGCAAGAATTTTAGCAGTTGAGAAAGTGGAGTCTGTTCACAACCTTCATCTTTGGTCTCTGACAATGAATCAAACGATTCTATCTGCTCATGTGGCCACAG ACACAGTGGACAGTCAGAAGATGTTGAAAGACATCACCCAAGCCCTGTTTGAGCACTACAGCTTCCACTCCATCACCATTCAGATTGAATCAGGAGGGGATCAGGAACAAAACTGTGTCTTCTGTCAGGAGCCGAGGGATTAA
- the SLC30A8 gene encoding zinc transporter 8 isoform X1: protein MAAKKGPERACLVSERDTKKYSLALDRVSWHQKNFNEERQQQEGENAEANQAYHCHGYSQAYEDRKMEQHQARRKLYTASVICIIFMVAEITGGQIAGSLAVVTDAAHILVDLTSFLISLFSLWLTSKPPTKHLTFGWHRAEILGALMSMIIIWMVTGVLTYLASMRLLHTDYDIDAAVMLITSACAVFANILLSLILHQSGHGHSHGAQARETTLAPLEKPVLSNASLRAAFVHAIGDLFQSVSVLISALIIFFKPEYKIADPICTFVFSIFVLATTITILRDILIVLMEGTEKGLSYDAVKARILAVEKVESVHNLHLWSLTMNQTILSAHVATADTVDSQKMLKDITQALFEHYSFHSITIQIESGGDQEQNCVFCQEPRD from the exons ATGGCTGCCAAAAAGGGTCCTGAGCGAGCGTGCCTTGTGAGTGAGAGGGACACCAAGAAGTACTCCTTAGCCCTAGACAG GGTGAGCTGGCATCAGAAGAATTTCAAtgaagaaaggcagcagcaggaaggagaaaatgctgaagCTAATCAAGCATATCACTGTCATGGCTACTCACAGGCCTATGAGGACAGGAAAATGGAGCAGCACCAAGCACGGAGGAAGCTCTACACAGCATCAGTAATTTGCATCATCTTCATGGTTGCTGAGATTACAG GTGGGCAGATCGCTGGCAGCCTGGCGGTGGTCACCGATGCAGCGCACATCCTGGTGGACCTCACAAGCTTCCTCATCAGTCTCTTCTCGCTGTGGCTGACCTCCAAGCCTCCTACCAAGCACTTAACTTTTGGGTGGCACCGAGCAG aAATTCTGGGAGCTTTGATGTCTATGATAATCATTTGGATGGTGACTGGTGTGCTGACGTATTTGGCTAGCATGAGGCTGCTACACACTGATTATGATATTGATGCTGCAGTGATGCTCATCACCTCTGCTTGTGCTGTGTTCGCCAATATCCT ACTAAGCCTGATTCTGCACCAGTCTGGACATGGGCATAGCCATGGGGCACAAGCCAGGGAAACCACGCTGGCCCCTCTGGAAAAGCCAGTTCTGAGCAATGCCAGCCTGCGGGCAGCCTTTGTGCATGCCATTGGGGATTTATTCCAGAGTGTTAGTGTGCTAATTAGTGCACTTATCATCTTCTTTAAG CCAGAATACAAAATAGCTGATCCAATCTGCACGTTTGTGTTTTCCATCTTTGTTTTGGCAACCACCATCACCATTTTAAGGGATATTTTGATTGTGTTAATGGAAG GAACAGAGAAAGGACTTTCTTATGATGCAGTGAAAGCAAGAATTTTAGCAGTTGAGAAAGTGGAGTCTGTTCACAACCTTCATCTTTGGTCTCTGACAATGAATCAAACGATTCTATCTGCTCATGTGGCCACAG CAGACACAGTGGACAGTCAGAAGATGTTGAAAGACATCACCCAAGCCCTGTTTGAGCACTACAGCTTCCACTCCATCACCATTCAGATTGAATCAGGAGGGGATCAGGAACAAAACTGTGTCTTCTGTCAGGAGCCGAGGGATTAA
- the SLC30A8 gene encoding zinc transporter 8 isoform X3, whose translation MEQHQARRKLYTASVICIIFMVAEITGGQIAGSLAVVTDAAHILVDLTSFLISLFSLWLTSKPPTKHLTFGWHRAEILGALMSMIIIWMVTGVLTYLASMRLLHTDYDIDAAVMLITSACAVFANILLSLILHQSGHGHSHGAQARETTLAPLEKPVLSNASLRAAFVHAIGDLFQSVSVLISALIIFFKPEYKIADPICTFVFSIFVLATTITILRDILIVLMEGTEKGLSYDAVKARILAVEKVESVHNLHLWSLTMNQTILSAHVATADTVDSQKMLKDITQALFEHYSFHSITIQIESGGDQEQNCVFCQEPRD comes from the exons ATGGAGCAGCACCAAGCACGGAGGAAGCTCTACACAGCATCAGTAATTTGCATCATCTTCATGGTTGCTGAGATTACAG GTGGGCAGATCGCTGGCAGCCTGGCGGTGGTCACCGATGCAGCGCACATCCTGGTGGACCTCACAAGCTTCCTCATCAGTCTCTTCTCGCTGTGGCTGACCTCCAAGCCTCCTACCAAGCACTTAACTTTTGGGTGGCACCGAGCAG aAATTCTGGGAGCTTTGATGTCTATGATAATCATTTGGATGGTGACTGGTGTGCTGACGTATTTGGCTAGCATGAGGCTGCTACACACTGATTATGATATTGATGCTGCAGTGATGCTCATCACCTCTGCTTGTGCTGTGTTCGCCAATATCCT ACTAAGCCTGATTCTGCACCAGTCTGGACATGGGCATAGCCATGGGGCACAAGCCAGGGAAACCACGCTGGCCCCTCTGGAAAAGCCAGTTCTGAGCAATGCCAGCCTGCGGGCAGCCTTTGTGCATGCCATTGGGGATTTATTCCAGAGTGTTAGTGTGCTAATTAGTGCACTTATCATCTTCTTTAAG CCAGAATACAAAATAGCTGATCCAATCTGCACGTTTGTGTTTTCCATCTTTGTTTTGGCAACCACCATCACCATTTTAAGGGATATTTTGATTGTGTTAATGGAAG GAACAGAGAAAGGACTTTCTTATGATGCAGTGAAAGCAAGAATTTTAGCAGTTGAGAAAGTGGAGTCTGTTCACAACCTTCATCTTTGGTCTCTGACAATGAATCAAACGATTCTATCTGCTCATGTGGCCACAG CAGACACAGTGGACAGTCAGAAGATGTTGAAAGACATCACCCAAGCCCTGTTTGAGCACTACAGCTTCCACTCCATCACCATTCAGATTGAATCAGGAGGGGATCAGGAACAAAACTGTGTCTTCTGTCAGGAGCCGAGGGATTAA